A region of Myxococcus stipitatus DSM 14675 DNA encodes the following proteins:
- a CDS encoding iron-containing redox enzyme family protein, which yields MQTQTEHGVGVSWLAALDVEARGLVAAVDARPDGRRLFEGTIDKAGYIHYLVQTYHYARWSTPILREAGERLQQLGRHPELAELLVQKGEEERGHDRWLLSDLRNLGCSEESVETAVKCPAVEAYTGWNFFTSRSGVPTAALGTAYVLEYLSQTRAGVWAERLRKVSTIPNIRKSVTFLRSHGALDGDHVAEMARLFAGLTETEDQEAILFSARVARSVYPCIFREGVTATLPRER from the coding sequence GTGCAGACCCAGACGGAGCATGGCGTGGGAGTGAGCTGGTTGGCGGCGCTGGACGTGGAGGCGCGAGGCCTGGTGGCGGCGGTGGACGCGCGGCCCGATGGCCGGCGCCTCTTCGAGGGCACCATCGACAAGGCGGGCTACATCCACTACCTCGTCCAGACGTACCACTACGCCCGCTGGAGCACGCCCATCCTCCGCGAGGCGGGCGAGCGGTTGCAGCAGCTGGGCCGGCACCCGGAGCTCGCGGAGTTGTTGGTCCAGAAGGGGGAGGAGGAGCGGGGGCACGACCGGTGGTTGCTGTCGGACCTGAGGAACCTGGGGTGCTCGGAGGAGTCGGTGGAGACGGCGGTGAAGTGCCCGGCGGTGGAGGCCTATACCGGGTGGAACTTCTTCACGTCGCGCTCGGGTGTGCCCACGGCGGCGTTGGGGACGGCGTACGTGCTGGAGTACCTGTCGCAGACGCGAGCGGGCGTGTGGGCCGAGCGGCTGCGGAAGGTGTCCACGATTCCGAACATCCGCAAGTCGGTGACGTTCCTGCGCAGCCACGGGGCGCTGGACGGAGACCACGTCGCGGAGATGGCGCGGCTCTTCGCGGGGCTGACGGAGACGGAGGACCAGGAGGCGATCCTCTTCTCGGCCCGGGTCGCTCGGAGCGTCTACCCGTGCATCTTCCGTGAGGGCGTCACGGCCACTCTACCCCGCGAGAGGTAG